Proteins from a genomic interval of Trifolium pratense cultivar HEN17-A07 linkage group LG6, ARS_RC_1.1, whole genome shotgun sequence:
- the LOC123891571 gene encoding uncharacterized protein LOC123891571 isoform X2 — MQVDKMASKKLGMEHGNNEDDSNQSNSSDALPLPSSGKKMKEDMDISPLDLDMLDIISKKLLSFDDLFNFSAVCKEWRAVHKVYWRKFLESQSPLVVQTTSYAKKLYSFYSIPEKQAYNSKMSYFWGLYYCGSSSGYLVMAGGNYKLQLMNPFTRKEKIVDISSVREDFFYDTCRVLLAFAKDSNEFVVVALCGISFALNVYQSRFSSWVPYAKRGKPWKVVDFVVLDNIIYALTDKVEIGVLSLNSTSLKLLELKNTPDATPRLFKLLHCDGKLLVVRFVPKRVLDVYRIDFATMSYVKLESLGELALFYSPYKCYALANPGEWGYESNRLYYINSKSAECEVYSGSDNVLMESIVLAGSRHVLHKSKPYWLDWCFRNLHDEVDYSLVE; from the exons ATGCAAGTAGACAAGATGGCCTCGAAGAAATTAGGAATGGAGCACGGGAACAATGAAGATGATTCTAACCAGTCTAATAGTTCCGATGCATTGCCTCTACCATCATCGG ggaaaaaaatgaaagaggATATGGATATCAGTCCACTTGATTTGGATATGCTTGATATCATATCCAAGAAACTGTTAAGTTTCGACGATCTCTTCAATTTTTCGGCGGTTTGTAAGGAGTGGAGGGCAGTGCATAAAGTTTATTGGAGAAAATTCCTAGAATCCCAATCACCATTGGTCGTACAGACTACTTCTTATGCTAAGAAACTTTACTCGTTTTATAGCATACCCGAAAAACAAGCGTACAACTCTAAGATGAGCTATTTTTGGGGATTATATTACTGTGGTTCTTCTAGTGGTTATCTGGTCATGGCAGGCGGCAATTATAAACTTCAGCTAATGAATCCTTTTACAAGAAAAGAGAAGATCGTTGATATCTCATCAGTTCGAgaggattttttttatgataccTGTCGTGTTTTACTTGCTTTTGCCAAAGATTCTAATGAGTTTGTCGTAGTGGCTTTGTGCGGAATTTCGTTTGCTTTGAATGTTTACCAGTCAAGATTTTCTAGTTGGGTTCCTTATGCCAAAAGGGGAAAGCCATGGAAGGTTGTGGACTTTGTAGTTTTGGATAATATTATTTATGCTCTCACCGACAAGGTTGAGATAGGTGTACTTAGCCTAAACTCCACAAGTTTGAAATTGCTAGAACTGAAAAATACCCCCGATGCAACTCCTCGTTTGTTTAAGTTACTTCATTGTGATGGGAAGCTTCTTGTGGTCCGCTTTGTACCGAAGAGAGTATTGGATGTCTACAGGATAGACTTCGCTACTATGAGTTATGTCAAGTTGGAAAGTTTGGGTGAACTTGCATTATTTTATTCTCCTTACAAATGCTATGCACTGGCGAACCCTGGTGAGTGGGGATATGAAAGCAACCGTTTGTATTATATTAATTCAAAATCTGCAGAATGTGAAGTGTATTCAGGGAGTGATAATGTACTGATGGAAAGCATTGTGCTTGCTGGTAGTCGTCATGTTCTTCATAAATCAAAACCTTATTGGCTGGATTGGTGTTTTCGAAATCTACATGATGAAGTTGATTATTCTCTGGTTGAGTAG
- the LOC123889399 gene encoding uncharacterized protein LOC123889399 isoform X2 → MQVDKMALKKLGTEQGNNEDDSNRSNSSNQTRRSSSKKKMKEAMVINPFPPEILEVISQKLLSFDDIFSFSDVCTEWRAVQKTYWRKFLESHSPLIVHTTTYAKKFCSFYSIPENRAYSSKLSNIWGLSYSGSSCGYLTMAGANKTLHLINPFKRNKKIIDTSMIVKDWTYFAGRVLIAFAKGSDEFLVLASCKRLFGLYVYQSQNCSWQTYSKMGHPWKIVDFAVFKNIIYVLTDKAEVGVLSLNSGSLKFLNLKNTPDVPSSRLYHLLSCDGELLVVRFEPNQVLDIYKIDRETMSYVKLDTLGDVALFHSSYKCYALANPGKWGYESNRVYHINWEWGQYEVYSGSNNELIESFLLAGNHQIPSKSRPYWMDWCFRNQPDEVDYSLVE, encoded by the exons ATGCAAGTAGACAAGATGGCCTTGAAGAAATTAGGAACGGAGCAAGGGAACAATGAAGATGATTCTAACCGATCTAATAGTTCCAATCAAACGCGTCGATCATCATCAA agaaaaaaatgaaagaagctATGGTTATCAATCCATTTCCTCCGGAAATACTTGAAGTAATTTCCCAGAAGTTACTAAGTTTTGACGATATATTTAGCTTCTCGGATGTTTGCACGGAGTGGAGGGCAGTTCAGAAAACTTATTGGAGAAAATTTCTAGAATCCCATTCACCTCTGATTGTGCATACTACTACGTATGCAAAAAAGTTTTGCTCTTTTTATAGTATACCTGAAAATCGAGCTTACAGCTCTAAGTTGAGTAATATTTGGGGTTTATCTTATTCTGGTTCGTCCTGTGGATATCTGACCATGGCGGGTGCCAACAAGACACTTCACCTTATAAATCCATTTAAAAGAAACAAGAAGATCATTGATACCTCAATGATTGTTAAGGATTGGACTTATTTTGCTGGCCGTGTCTTAATTGCTTTTGCCAAAGGGTCCGATGAATTTCTCGTATTAGCATCATGTAAACGTTTGTTCGGTCTGTATGTCTATCAGTCCCAAAATTGTAGTTGGCAAACTTATTCCAAAATGGGACATCCATGGAAGATTGTGGACTTTGctgtatttaaaaatattatttatgttctCACCGACAAGGCTGAAGTAGGGGTACTTAGCCTGAACTCTGGGAGCTTGAAATTTCTAAACCTGAAGAATACTCCCGATGTACCTTCCTCCCGGTTGTATCATTTACTTAGTTGTGATGGTGAGCTTCTAGTGGTTCGCTTTGAACCGAATCAAGTATTGGATATCTACAAGATTGATCGGGAAACAATGAGTTATGTGAAGTTAGATACTTTGGGTGACGTCGCATTATTTCATTCGTCATACAAATGCTATGCGCTGGCGAACCCGGGTAAGTGGGGATATGAAAGCAACCGTGTGTATCATATTAATTGGGAATGGGGACAATATGAAGTGTATTCAGGGAGTAATAATGAACTGATCGAAAGCTTTTTGCTTGCTGGTAACCATCAAATTCCTTCTAAATCAAGACCTTATTGGATGGATTGGTGTTTTCGCAATCAACCAGATGAAGTTGATTATTCTCTGGTTGAGTAG
- the LOC123891571 gene encoding uncharacterized protein LOC123891571 isoform X1 has product MQVDKMASKKLGMEHGNNEDDSNQSNSSDALPLPSSAGKKMKEDMDISPLDLDMLDIISKKLLSFDDLFNFSAVCKEWRAVHKVYWRKFLESQSPLVVQTTSYAKKLYSFYSIPEKQAYNSKMSYFWGLYYCGSSSGYLVMAGGNYKLQLMNPFTRKEKIVDISSVREDFFYDTCRVLLAFAKDSNEFVVVALCGISFALNVYQSRFSSWVPYAKRGKPWKVVDFVVLDNIIYALTDKVEIGVLSLNSTSLKLLELKNTPDATPRLFKLLHCDGKLLVVRFVPKRVLDVYRIDFATMSYVKLESLGELALFYSPYKCYALANPGEWGYESNRLYYINSKSAECEVYSGSDNVLMESIVLAGSRHVLHKSKPYWLDWCFRNLHDEVDYSLVE; this is encoded by the exons ATGCAAGTAGACAAGATGGCCTCGAAGAAATTAGGAATGGAGCACGGGAACAATGAAGATGATTCTAACCAGTCTAATAGTTCCGATGCATTGCCTCTACCATCATCGG CagggaaaaaaatgaaagaggATATGGATATCAGTCCACTTGATTTGGATATGCTTGATATCATATCCAAGAAACTGTTAAGTTTCGACGATCTCTTCAATTTTTCGGCGGTTTGTAAGGAGTGGAGGGCAGTGCATAAAGTTTATTGGAGAAAATTCCTAGAATCCCAATCACCATTGGTCGTACAGACTACTTCTTATGCTAAGAAACTTTACTCGTTTTATAGCATACCCGAAAAACAAGCGTACAACTCTAAGATGAGCTATTTTTGGGGATTATATTACTGTGGTTCTTCTAGTGGTTATCTGGTCATGGCAGGCGGCAATTATAAACTTCAGCTAATGAATCCTTTTACAAGAAAAGAGAAGATCGTTGATATCTCATCAGTTCGAgaggattttttttatgataccTGTCGTGTTTTACTTGCTTTTGCCAAAGATTCTAATGAGTTTGTCGTAGTGGCTTTGTGCGGAATTTCGTTTGCTTTGAATGTTTACCAGTCAAGATTTTCTAGTTGGGTTCCTTATGCCAAAAGGGGAAAGCCATGGAAGGTTGTGGACTTTGTAGTTTTGGATAATATTATTTATGCTCTCACCGACAAGGTTGAGATAGGTGTACTTAGCCTAAACTCCACAAGTTTGAAATTGCTAGAACTGAAAAATACCCCCGATGCAACTCCTCGTTTGTTTAAGTTACTTCATTGTGATGGGAAGCTTCTTGTGGTCCGCTTTGTACCGAAGAGAGTATTGGATGTCTACAGGATAGACTTCGCTACTATGAGTTATGTCAAGTTGGAAAGTTTGGGTGAACTTGCATTATTTTATTCTCCTTACAAATGCTATGCACTGGCGAACCCTGGTGAGTGGGGATATGAAAGCAACCGTTTGTATTATATTAATTCAAAATCTGCAGAATGTGAAGTGTATTCAGGGAGTGATAATGTACTGATGGAAAGCATTGTGCTTGCTGGTAGTCGTCATGTTCTTCATAAATCAAAACCTTATTGGCTGGATTGGTGTTTTCGAAATCTACATGATGAAGTTGATTATTCTCTGGTTGAGTAG
- the LOC123889399 gene encoding uncharacterized protein LOC123889399 isoform X1, with product MQVDKMALKKLGTEQGNNEDDSNRSNSSNQTRRSSSNKMASKKLGMEQGNNEDDSNRSNSSKRTRRSSSKKKMKEAMVINPFPPEILEVISQKLLSFDDIFSFSDVCTEWRAVQKTYWRKFLESHSPLIVHTTTYAKKFCSFYSIPENRAYSSKLSNIWGLSYSGSSCGYLTMAGANKTLHLINPFKRNKKIIDTSMIVKDWTYFAGRVLIAFAKGSDEFLVLASCKRLFGLYVYQSQNCSWQTYSKMGHPWKIVDFAVFKNIIYVLTDKAEVGVLSLNSGSLKFLNLKNTPDVPSSRLYHLLSCDGELLVVRFEPNQVLDIYKIDRETMSYVKLDTLGDVALFHSSYKCYALANPGKWGYESNRVYHINWEWGQYEVYSGSNNELIESFLLAGNHQIPSKSRPYWMDWCFRNQPDEVDYSLVE from the exons ATGCAAGTAGACAAGATGGCCTTGAAGAAATTAGGAACGGAGCAAGGGAACAATGAAGATGATTCTAACCGATCTAATAGTTCCAATCAAACGCGTCGATCATCATCAA ACAAGATGGCCTCGAAGAAATTAGGAATGGAGCAAGGGAACAATGAAGATGATTCTAACCGATCTAATAGTTCCAAGCGAACGCGTCGATCATCATCAA agaaaaaaatgaaagaagctATGGTTATCAATCCATTTCCTCCGGAAATACTTGAAGTAATTTCCCAGAAGTTACTAAGTTTTGACGATATATTTAGCTTCTCGGATGTTTGCACGGAGTGGAGGGCAGTTCAGAAAACTTATTGGAGAAAATTTCTAGAATCCCATTCACCTCTGATTGTGCATACTACTACGTATGCAAAAAAGTTTTGCTCTTTTTATAGTATACCTGAAAATCGAGCTTACAGCTCTAAGTTGAGTAATATTTGGGGTTTATCTTATTCTGGTTCGTCCTGTGGATATCTGACCATGGCGGGTGCCAACAAGACACTTCACCTTATAAATCCATTTAAAAGAAACAAGAAGATCATTGATACCTCAATGATTGTTAAGGATTGGACTTATTTTGCTGGCCGTGTCTTAATTGCTTTTGCCAAAGGGTCCGATGAATTTCTCGTATTAGCATCATGTAAACGTTTGTTCGGTCTGTATGTCTATCAGTCCCAAAATTGTAGTTGGCAAACTTATTCCAAAATGGGACATCCATGGAAGATTGTGGACTTTGctgtatttaaaaatattatttatgttctCACCGACAAGGCTGAAGTAGGGGTACTTAGCCTGAACTCTGGGAGCTTGAAATTTCTAAACCTGAAGAATACTCCCGATGTACCTTCCTCCCGGTTGTATCATTTACTTAGTTGTGATGGTGAGCTTCTAGTGGTTCGCTTTGAACCGAATCAAGTATTGGATATCTACAAGATTGATCGGGAAACAATGAGTTATGTGAAGTTAGATACTTTGGGTGACGTCGCATTATTTCATTCGTCATACAAATGCTATGCGCTGGCGAACCCGGGTAAGTGGGGATATGAAAGCAACCGTGTGTATCATATTAATTGGGAATGGGGACAATATGAAGTGTATTCAGGGAGTAATAATGAACTGATCGAAAGCTTTTTGCTTGCTGGTAACCATCAAATTCCTTCTAAATCAAGACCTTATTGGATGGATTGGTGTTTTCGCAATCAACCAGATGAAGTTGATTATTCTCTGGTTGAGTAG